A single region of the Dryobates pubescens isolate bDryPub1 chromosome 11, bDryPub1.pri, whole genome shotgun sequence genome encodes:
- the FNBP1L gene encoding formin-binding protein 1-like isoform X2: MSWGTELWDQFDNLDKHTQWGIDFLEKYAKFVKERIEIEQNYAKQLRNLVKKYCPKRSPKDEEPRFTSCIAFFNILNELNDYAGQREVVAEEMGHRVYGELMRYSHDLKTERKMHLQEGRKAQQYLDMCWKQMDNSKKKFERECREAEKAQQSYERLDNDTNATKADVEKAKQQLNLRTHMADENKNEYAAQLQNFNGEQHKHYYIVIPQIYKQLQEMDERRTIKLSECYKGFADSERKVIPIISKCLEGMILAAKSVDEHRDSQLVIDCFKSGFEPPGDFPFEDYSQNIYRTISDGTISTPKQEGMRNDSKTTVGKAKGKLWLFGKKPKPQSPPLTPTSLYTSSTPNGSQYPIFSIEPVHYCMSDIKTGKPRIPSFRSLKRGWSVKMGPALEDFSHLPPEQRRKKLQQRIDELNRELQKETDQKDALIKMKDVYEKNPQMGDPGSLQPKLTETMSNMDRLRMEIHKNEAWLSEVEGKVAARSDRRHSSDINHLVTQGRESPEGSYTDDANQEVRGPAQQHAHPNEFDDEFEDDDPLPAIGHCKAIYPFDGHNEGTLAMKEGEILYIIEEDKGDGWTRARRHNGEEGYVPTSYIDVTLEKNSKGS; the protein is encoded by the exons GAATTTGGTTAAGAAGTACTGTCCTAAGCGTTCACCCAAAGATGAGGAACCCAG GTTCACTTCGTGTATTGCCTTCTTTAACATCCTTAATGAATTGAATGACTATGCAGGACAACGAGAAGTAGTTGCAGAAGAAATGGGACACAGAGTCTATGGAGAATTGATGAGATATTCTCATGATCTaaaaactgagagaaaaatg CATCTTCAGGAAGGGCGAAAGGCTCAACAGTATCTGGACATGTGCTGGAAACAGATGGATAAT AGCAAAAAGAAATTTGAGAGAGaatgcagagaagcagagaaggcaCAGCAAAGCTACGAAAGACTGGACAACGACACTAATGCGACAAAGGCTGACGTCGAGAAG GCTAAGCAACAGTTAAACCTGCGCACACATATGGCTGATGAAAACAAAAACGAGTATGCTGCACAACTACAGAATTTTAATGGAGAACAGCACAAACACTACTACATTGTCATTCCTCAGATTTATAAG CAACTTCAAGAAATGGATGAAAGGAGGACTATCAAACTCAGCGAATGttacaaaggctttgctgactCCGAGCGCAAGGTTATTCCGATAATCTCTAAATGTTTAGAGGGGATGATCCTAGCAGCGAAATCTGTTGATGAACACAGA GACTCTCAACTAGTGATAGACTGCTTCAAATCCGGTTTTGAACCTCCTGGAGATTTTCCATTTGAAGATTACAGCCAGAATATTTACAGAACTATCTCTGATGGAACCATCAGTACACCAAAGCAGGAAGGAATGAGAAATGATTCAAAAACTACAGTGGGAAAGGCTAAAGGAAAGCTGTGGCTATTTGGAAAGAAGCCAAAG CCACAATCCCCACCCCTAACCCCTACTAGTTTATATACATCCAGTACTCCTAATGGGTCCCAGTATCCCATATTCTCCATTGAACCAGTGCATTATTGCATGAGTGACATAAAAACAGGGAAGCCCAGAATTCCTTCTTTCAGAAGCCTCAAAAGAGGG TGGTCGGTGAAGATG GGCCCTGCACTAGAAGACTTCAGCCATCTCCCTCCAGAGCAAAGACGCAAGAAACTGCAACAGAGAATTGATGAACTTAACAGAGAACTACAGAAGGAAACAGACCAAAA AGATGCCCTCATCAAGATGAAGGATGTTTATGAAAAAAATCCCCAGATGGGTGATCCAGGCAGTTTGCAACCCAAGTTAACTGAGACTATGAGCAACATGGACCGTCTTCGGATGGAAATACACAAGAATGAG gccTGGCTTTCTGAAGTTGAAGGTAAAGTAGCAGCCAGAAGCGACAGGCGGCACAGCAGCGACATCAACCACCTTGTAACACAGGGCAGAGAGAG CCCTGAAGGGAGTTACACGGACGATGCAAATCAGGAAGTTCgaggcccagcacagcagcatgcaCATCCAAATGAGTTTGATGATGAGTTTGAAGATGATGATCCATTACCAGCTATAGGACATTGCAAGGCAATATATCCATTTGATG gTCACAATGAAGGCACTCTAGCAATGAAAGAAGGGGAAATTTTGTACATTATTGAGGAGGACAAAGGAGATGGATGGACAAGAGCTCGAAGACATAATGGAGAGGAAGGCTATGTGCCAACGTCATATATAGATGTAACGCTAGAGAAAAACAGCAAAG GTTCCTGA
- the FNBP1L gene encoding formin-binding protein 1-like isoform X1, whose protein sequence is MSWGTELWDQFDNLDKHTQWGIDFLEKYAKFVKERIEIEQNYAKQLRNLVKKYCPKRSPKDEEPRFTSCIAFFNILNELNDYAGQREVVAEEMGHRVYGELMRYSHDLKTERKMHLQEGRKAQQYLDMCWKQMDNSKKKFERECREAEKAQQSYERLDNDTNATKADVEKAKQQLNLRTHMADENKNEYAAQLQNFNGEQHKHYYIVIPQIYKQLQEMDERRTIKLSECYKGFADSERKVIPIISKCLEGMILAAKSVDEHRDSQLVIDCFKSGFEPPGDFPFEDYSQNIYRTISDGTISTPKQEGMRNDSKTTVGKAKGKLWLFGKKPKPQSPPLTPTSLYTSSTPNGSQYPIFSIEPVHYCMSDIKTGKPRIPSFRSLKRGWSVKMGPALEDFSHLPPEQRRKKLQQRIDELNRELQKETDQKDALIKMKDVYEKNPQMGDPGSLQPKLTETMSNMDRLRMEIHKNEAWLSEVEGKVAARSDRRHSSDINHLVTQGRESPEGSYTDDANQEVRGPAQQHAHPNEFDDEFEDDDPLPAIGHCKAIYPFDGHNEGTLAMKEGEILYIIEEDKGDGWTRARRHNGEEGYVPTSYIDVTLEKNSKGAVTYI, encoded by the exons GAATTTGGTTAAGAAGTACTGTCCTAAGCGTTCACCCAAAGATGAGGAACCCAG GTTCACTTCGTGTATTGCCTTCTTTAACATCCTTAATGAATTGAATGACTATGCAGGACAACGAGAAGTAGTTGCAGAAGAAATGGGACACAGAGTCTATGGAGAATTGATGAGATATTCTCATGATCTaaaaactgagagaaaaatg CATCTTCAGGAAGGGCGAAAGGCTCAACAGTATCTGGACATGTGCTGGAAACAGATGGATAAT AGCAAAAAGAAATTTGAGAGAGaatgcagagaagcagagaaggcaCAGCAAAGCTACGAAAGACTGGACAACGACACTAATGCGACAAAGGCTGACGTCGAGAAG GCTAAGCAACAGTTAAACCTGCGCACACATATGGCTGATGAAAACAAAAACGAGTATGCTGCACAACTACAGAATTTTAATGGAGAACAGCACAAACACTACTACATTGTCATTCCTCAGATTTATAAG CAACTTCAAGAAATGGATGAAAGGAGGACTATCAAACTCAGCGAATGttacaaaggctttgctgactCCGAGCGCAAGGTTATTCCGATAATCTCTAAATGTTTAGAGGGGATGATCCTAGCAGCGAAATCTGTTGATGAACACAGA GACTCTCAACTAGTGATAGACTGCTTCAAATCCGGTTTTGAACCTCCTGGAGATTTTCCATTTGAAGATTACAGCCAGAATATTTACAGAACTATCTCTGATGGAACCATCAGTACACCAAAGCAGGAAGGAATGAGAAATGATTCAAAAACTACAGTGGGAAAGGCTAAAGGAAAGCTGTGGCTATTTGGAAAGAAGCCAAAG CCACAATCCCCACCCCTAACCCCTACTAGTTTATATACATCCAGTACTCCTAATGGGTCCCAGTATCCCATATTCTCCATTGAACCAGTGCATTATTGCATGAGTGACATAAAAACAGGGAAGCCCAGAATTCCTTCTTTCAGAAGCCTCAAAAGAGGG TGGTCGGTGAAGATG GGCCCTGCACTAGAAGACTTCAGCCATCTCCCTCCAGAGCAAAGACGCAAGAAACTGCAACAGAGAATTGATGAACTTAACAGAGAACTACAGAAGGAAACAGACCAAAA AGATGCCCTCATCAAGATGAAGGATGTTTATGAAAAAAATCCCCAGATGGGTGATCCAGGCAGTTTGCAACCCAAGTTAACTGAGACTATGAGCAACATGGACCGTCTTCGGATGGAAATACACAAGAATGAG gccTGGCTTTCTGAAGTTGAAGGTAAAGTAGCAGCCAGAAGCGACAGGCGGCACAGCAGCGACATCAACCACCTTGTAACACAGGGCAGAGAGAG CCCTGAAGGGAGTTACACGGACGATGCAAATCAGGAAGTTCgaggcccagcacagcagcatgcaCATCCAAATGAGTTTGATGATGAGTTTGAAGATGATGATCCATTACCAGCTATAGGACATTGCAAGGCAATATATCCATTTGATG gTCACAATGAAGGCACTCTAGCAATGAAAGAAGGGGAAATTTTGTACATTATTGAGGAGGACAAAGGAGATGGATGGACAAGAGCTCGAAGACATAATGGAGAGGAAGGCTATGTGCCAACGTCATATATAGATGTAACGCTAGAGAAAAACAGCAAAGGTGCAGTAACCTATATCTAA
- the FNBP1L gene encoding formin-binding protein 1-like isoform X3, with amino-acid sequence MSGLTVHVQNLVKKYCPKRSPKDEEPRFTSCIAFFNILNELNDYAGQREVVAEEMGHRVYGELMRYSHDLKTERKMHLQEGRKAQQYLDMCWKQMDNSKKKFERECREAEKAQQSYERLDNDTNATKADVEKAKQQLNLRTHMADENKNEYAAQLQNFNGEQHKHYYIVIPQIYKQLQEMDERRTIKLSECYKGFADSERKVIPIISKCLEGMILAAKSVDEHRDSQLVIDCFKSGFEPPGDFPFEDYSQNIYRTISDGTISTPKQEGMRNDSKTTVGKAKGKLWLFGKKPKPQSPPLTPTSLYTSSTPNGSQYPIFSIEPVHYCMSDIKTGKPRIPSFRSLKRGWSVKMGPALEDFSHLPPEQRRKKLQQRIDELNRELQKETDQKDALIKMKDVYEKNPQMGDPGSLQPKLTETMSNMDRLRMEIHKNEAWLSEVEGKVAARSDRRHSSDINHLVTQGRESPEGSYTDDANQEVRGPAQQHAHPNEFDDEFEDDDPLPAIGHCKAIYPFDGHNEGTLAMKEGEILYIIEEDKGDGWTRARRHNGEEGYVPTSYIDVTLEKNSKGAVTYI; translated from the exons GAATTTGGTTAAGAAGTACTGTCCTAAGCGTTCACCCAAAGATGAGGAACCCAG GTTCACTTCGTGTATTGCCTTCTTTAACATCCTTAATGAATTGAATGACTATGCAGGACAACGAGAAGTAGTTGCAGAAGAAATGGGACACAGAGTCTATGGAGAATTGATGAGATATTCTCATGATCTaaaaactgagagaaaaatg CATCTTCAGGAAGGGCGAAAGGCTCAACAGTATCTGGACATGTGCTGGAAACAGATGGATAAT AGCAAAAAGAAATTTGAGAGAGaatgcagagaagcagagaaggcaCAGCAAAGCTACGAAAGACTGGACAACGACACTAATGCGACAAAGGCTGACGTCGAGAAG GCTAAGCAACAGTTAAACCTGCGCACACATATGGCTGATGAAAACAAAAACGAGTATGCTGCACAACTACAGAATTTTAATGGAGAACAGCACAAACACTACTACATTGTCATTCCTCAGATTTATAAG CAACTTCAAGAAATGGATGAAAGGAGGACTATCAAACTCAGCGAATGttacaaaggctttgctgactCCGAGCGCAAGGTTATTCCGATAATCTCTAAATGTTTAGAGGGGATGATCCTAGCAGCGAAATCTGTTGATGAACACAGA GACTCTCAACTAGTGATAGACTGCTTCAAATCCGGTTTTGAACCTCCTGGAGATTTTCCATTTGAAGATTACAGCCAGAATATTTACAGAACTATCTCTGATGGAACCATCAGTACACCAAAGCAGGAAGGAATGAGAAATGATTCAAAAACTACAGTGGGAAAGGCTAAAGGAAAGCTGTGGCTATTTGGAAAGAAGCCAAAG CCACAATCCCCACCCCTAACCCCTACTAGTTTATATACATCCAGTACTCCTAATGGGTCCCAGTATCCCATATTCTCCATTGAACCAGTGCATTATTGCATGAGTGACATAAAAACAGGGAAGCCCAGAATTCCTTCTTTCAGAAGCCTCAAAAGAGGG TGGTCGGTGAAGATG GGCCCTGCACTAGAAGACTTCAGCCATCTCCCTCCAGAGCAAAGACGCAAGAAACTGCAACAGAGAATTGATGAACTTAACAGAGAACTACAGAAGGAAACAGACCAAAA AGATGCCCTCATCAAGATGAAGGATGTTTATGAAAAAAATCCCCAGATGGGTGATCCAGGCAGTTTGCAACCCAAGTTAACTGAGACTATGAGCAACATGGACCGTCTTCGGATGGAAATACACAAGAATGAG gccTGGCTTTCTGAAGTTGAAGGTAAAGTAGCAGCCAGAAGCGACAGGCGGCACAGCAGCGACATCAACCACCTTGTAACACAGGGCAGAGAGAG CCCTGAAGGGAGTTACACGGACGATGCAAATCAGGAAGTTCgaggcccagcacagcagcatgcaCATCCAAATGAGTTTGATGATGAGTTTGAAGATGATGATCCATTACCAGCTATAGGACATTGCAAGGCAATATATCCATTTGATG gTCACAATGAAGGCACTCTAGCAATGAAAGAAGGGGAAATTTTGTACATTATTGAGGAGGACAAAGGAGATGGATGGACAAGAGCTCGAAGACATAATGGAGAGGAAGGCTATGTGCCAACGTCATATATAGATGTAACGCTAGAGAAAAACAGCAAAGGTGCAGTAACCTATATCTAA
- the FNBP1L gene encoding formin-binding protein 1-like isoform X4 → MSWGTELWDQFDNLDKHTQWGIDFLEKYAKFVKERIEIEQNYAKQLRNLVKKYCPKRSPKDEEPRFTSCIAFFNILNELNDYAGQREVVAEEMGHRVYGELMRYSHDLKTERKMHLQEGRKAQQYLDMCWKQMDNSKKKFERECREAEKAQQSYERLDNDTNATKADVEKAKQQLNLRTHMADENKNEYAAQLQNFNGEQHKHYYIVIPQIYKQLQEMDERRTIKLSECYKGFADSERKVIPIISKCLEGMILAAKSVDEHRDSQLVIDCFKSGFEPPGDFPFEDYSQNIYRTISDGTISTPKQEGMRNDSKTTVGKAKGKLWLFGKKPKGPALEDFSHLPPEQRRKKLQQRIDELNRELQKETDQKDALIKMKDVYEKNPQMGDPGSLQPKLTETMSNMDRLRMEIHKNEAWLSEVEGKVAARSDRRHSSDINHLVTQGRESPEGSYTDDANQEVRGPAQQHAHPNEFDDEFEDDDPLPAIGHCKAIYPFDGHNEGTLAMKEGEILYIIEEDKGDGWTRARRHNGEEGYVPTSYIDVTLEKNSKGAVTYI, encoded by the exons GAATTTGGTTAAGAAGTACTGTCCTAAGCGTTCACCCAAAGATGAGGAACCCAG GTTCACTTCGTGTATTGCCTTCTTTAACATCCTTAATGAATTGAATGACTATGCAGGACAACGAGAAGTAGTTGCAGAAGAAATGGGACACAGAGTCTATGGAGAATTGATGAGATATTCTCATGATCTaaaaactgagagaaaaatg CATCTTCAGGAAGGGCGAAAGGCTCAACAGTATCTGGACATGTGCTGGAAACAGATGGATAAT AGCAAAAAGAAATTTGAGAGAGaatgcagagaagcagagaaggcaCAGCAAAGCTACGAAAGACTGGACAACGACACTAATGCGACAAAGGCTGACGTCGAGAAG GCTAAGCAACAGTTAAACCTGCGCACACATATGGCTGATGAAAACAAAAACGAGTATGCTGCACAACTACAGAATTTTAATGGAGAACAGCACAAACACTACTACATTGTCATTCCTCAGATTTATAAG CAACTTCAAGAAATGGATGAAAGGAGGACTATCAAACTCAGCGAATGttacaaaggctttgctgactCCGAGCGCAAGGTTATTCCGATAATCTCTAAATGTTTAGAGGGGATGATCCTAGCAGCGAAATCTGTTGATGAACACAGA GACTCTCAACTAGTGATAGACTGCTTCAAATCCGGTTTTGAACCTCCTGGAGATTTTCCATTTGAAGATTACAGCCAGAATATTTACAGAACTATCTCTGATGGAACCATCAGTACACCAAAGCAGGAAGGAATGAGAAATGATTCAAAAACTACAGTGGGAAAGGCTAAAGGAAAGCTGTGGCTATTTGGAAAGAAGCCAAAG GGCCCTGCACTAGAAGACTTCAGCCATCTCCCTCCAGAGCAAAGACGCAAGAAACTGCAACAGAGAATTGATGAACTTAACAGAGAACTACAGAAGGAAACAGACCAAAA AGATGCCCTCATCAAGATGAAGGATGTTTATGAAAAAAATCCCCAGATGGGTGATCCAGGCAGTTTGCAACCCAAGTTAACTGAGACTATGAGCAACATGGACCGTCTTCGGATGGAAATACACAAGAATGAG gccTGGCTTTCTGAAGTTGAAGGTAAAGTAGCAGCCAGAAGCGACAGGCGGCACAGCAGCGACATCAACCACCTTGTAACACAGGGCAGAGAGAG CCCTGAAGGGAGTTACACGGACGATGCAAATCAGGAAGTTCgaggcccagcacagcagcatgcaCATCCAAATGAGTTTGATGATGAGTTTGAAGATGATGATCCATTACCAGCTATAGGACATTGCAAGGCAATATATCCATTTGATG gTCACAATGAAGGCACTCTAGCAATGAAAGAAGGGGAAATTTTGTACATTATTGAGGAGGACAAAGGAGATGGATGGACAAGAGCTCGAAGACATAATGGAGAGGAAGGCTATGTGCCAACGTCATATATAGATGTAACGCTAGAGAAAAACAGCAAAGGTGCAGTAACCTATATCTAA